The Budorcas taxicolor isolate Tak-1 chromosome 18, Takin1.1, whole genome shotgun sequence genome window below encodes:
- the RINL gene encoding ras and Rab interactor-like protein: MTAQPEDKASAGPTDRERLIPSQANGAGETPLRVLGTPESLLRLQRTWGVWQIPELDAHSAKALLDLWPPGSFLVIGHDPRQVLVLKTGPSSGEVNTYQIQKLPGGVCLESSKLCMPDLPHLLAFLSASRDILPRTLLLPPPTLRPEDQNTDPLQIDSNQLNTSRRVVFLVNKLYLETHRGCGMEQTLAETTPETAERHGPAPRNPAPHRVSWVEGPLSPEEHHLRPALASLVEEKEEKEEEDDQDDEEGPEDMLTQHVRALARARSSYVAKQFRGFRARLTSDAGGPHRPGDPATELLQDVRHLLTDLQDHLAKDPDVRAVFASRGPEAPQKEEDLGPAVEAALYRAVLAPLKPALWMRLRTLRASQLRQLRRRQVALRAEAGPPGAQGAGRERRSPAPALRSRIHKRLAHLHAACVPRRKVSLLLAVCSDVYEGLARGENQEPLGADAFLPALTEELIWSPDIGETQLDVEFLMELLDPDELRGEAGYYLTTWFGALYHIAHYEPDTARAPKGLSSEVRASLRQWHRRRTLHRQSPTGDQAKLPFEEPWAIEIMRETND, encoded by the exons ATGACGGCCCAGCCAGAGGACAAGGCCTCAGCAGGCCCCACGGACCGGGAGAG ACTAATCCCATCACAGGCGAATGGAGCTGGTGAGACCCCCTTAAGGGTCCTTGGGACCCCAGAGTCACTCCTTCGCCTTCAGAGGACATGGGGGGTGTGGCAGATCCCAGAGCTGGATGCCCACAGTGCGAAAGCCCTTCTGGACCTGTGGCCACCAGGG AGTTTCCTGGTCATAGGACATGATCCCAGACAGGTCCTGGTGTTGAAGACAGGACCTTCATCAGGGGAAGTCAACACCTACCAGATCCAGAAGCTTCCTGGAG GTGTGTGTCTGGAATCCTCTAAGCTCTGCATGCCAGATCTGCCCCATCTCCTGGCCTTCCTATCAGCCAGCAG GGATATTTTGCCTAGAACATTGCTCTTGCCCCCTCCTACCCTGAGGCCTGAAGACCAAAACACAG ATCCTCTGCAGATTGACAGCAACCAACTCAACACCTCAAGGAGGGTGGTCTTCCTGGTGAACAAGCTCTACCTGGAGACCCACAGAGGATGCGGGATGGAGCAGACCCTGGCAGAGACAACTCCAGAGACTGCGGAGAGACACGGTCCAG CCCCCAGGAACCCAGCCCCTCACCGTGTCTCCTGGGTGGAAGGCCCACTCAGCCCAGAGGAACACCATCTTAGGCCAGCTCTGGCCAGCCtggtggaggagaaggaggaaaaggaggaggaggatgaccAAGATGATGAAGAAGGACCTGAGGACATGCTCACTCAGCACGTCCGGGCTCTAGCCAGGGCCCGGAGCAGCTACGTGGCCAAGCAGTTCCGGGGCTTCCGGGCACGCCTCACCTCAGATGCTGGGGGCCCCCACAGGCCTGGGGACCCGGCCACAGAGCTGCTTCAGGACGTCCGGCACCTCCTTACTGACCTCCAGGATCATTTAGCAAAGGATCCCGATGTCAGGGCTGTCTTCGCAAGCAGGGGGCCTGAGGCCCCCCAGAAGGAGGAGGATCTAG GCCCCGCAGTGGAGGCGGCCTTGTACCGCGCGGTGCTGGCGCCTCTGAAGCCCGCCCTGTGGATGCGACTCCGCACGCTCCGCGCCTCACAGCTGCGGCAACTACGGCGGCGACAGGTAGCCCTGCGGGCGGAGGCGGGGCCTCCGGGAGCCCAGGGGGCGGGGCGTGAGAGGcgaagccccgcccccgccctacGGAGCCGCATTCATAAGCGCCTGGCGCACCTCCACGCGGCCTGCGTCCCGCGCCGCAAGGTGTCGCTCCTGCTGGCGGTGTGCAGTGACGTCTACGAGGGTCTGGCCCGTGGGGAGAACCAAG AGCCCCTGGGGGCCGACGCATTCCTGCCAGCGCTGACAGAGGAACTGATCTGGAGTCCAGACATTGGGGAGACGCAGCTGGACGTAGAGTTTCTCATGGAGCTCCTGGATCCGGACGAACTACGGGGAGAAG CCGGGTACTACCTGACCACGTGGTTTGGGGCGCTGTACCACATTGCCCACTACGAGCCTGACACGGCCCGCGCGCCCAAGGGCCTCAGCTCTGAGGTCCGAGCCTCCCTGCGCCAGTGGCACCGCAGGCGGACCCTGCACAGACAGAGCCCCACCGGGGACCAG GCCAAGCTGCCCTTTGAGGAACCATGGGCGATAGAGATTATGCGAGAGACCAATGATTAG